One part of the Lapillicoccus jejuensis genome encodes these proteins:
- a CDS encoding glycosyltransferase family 2 protein, with the protein MTTLTVVMPVHDEAAGVLTAVGRVLAVNYPCPTQVVVVDDASQDATWERLETVDDPRVRLVRHERPRGRGAAVRTGVGQASGSHVLVLGADLAYSPDDVPALLAPVLDGVADHVFGVRVLGLHTRFPSFRAAVGGRATTLAANLLYGSCLTDLHAGLKVVPTAHVRALGLERTGAALGTELTARLLRAGVRPYEVAVSYRGRPPVEGRGPTVREGLRRLAVLVRVRLAPARPLPPTGASAGPVARPTGGVPADAGPEHRRVG; encoded by the coding sequence ATGACCACGTTGACCGTCGTCATGCCGGTCCACGACGAGGCGGCGGGCGTCCTCACCGCGGTGGGCCGCGTCCTCGCGGTGAACTACCCCTGCCCCACCCAGGTCGTCGTCGTCGACGACGCGTCGCAGGACGCGACGTGGGAGCGGCTGGAGACGGTGGACGACCCGAGGGTGCGGCTCGTGCGGCACGAGCGTCCCCGGGGGCGCGGCGCGGCCGTCCGGACCGGCGTCGGCCAGGCGTCGGGCAGCCACGTGCTCGTCCTCGGCGCCGACCTCGCGTACTCCCCCGACGACGTCCCCGCGCTGCTGGCCCCCGTCCTCGACGGGGTCGCCGACCACGTGTTCGGGGTGCGGGTGCTCGGGCTGCACACCCGCTTCCCGTCGTTCCGCGCCGCCGTCGGCGGCCGGGCGACGACGCTCGCCGCCAACCTGCTCTACGGGTCCTGCCTCACCGACCTGCACGCCGGCCTCAAGGTCGTGCCGACCGCGCACGTGCGCGCCCTCGGCCTCGAGAGGACCGGGGCCGCGCTCGGCACCGAGCTGACCGCGCGGCTGCTGCGCGCCGGTGTGCGCCCCTACGAGGTGGCGGTCTCCTACCGGGGCCGCCCGCCGGTTGAGGGCCGCGGCCCGACGGTGCGGGAGGGGCTGCGCCGCCTCGCGGTCCTCGTCCGGGTGCGGCTCGCCCCGGCGCGGCCGCTGCCCCCGACGGGGGCGTCGGCGGGTCCGGTCGCGCGGCCGACGGGCGGGGTCCCGGCCGACGCGGGCCCCGAGCACCGGCGCGTCGGGTGA
- a CDS encoding SGNH/GDSL hydrolase family protein: MPRRPRRRPALPAIMTLLAVPLVALLGGCAPSPTPTSTPSTTATATAATAATGSPPGAATYVSVGDSYAAGYQPGGFPTDQGFAVQVVRRLAGTPRALELVQLACPGATTDSVLTETRCTSPYGPDLLAHPGTTQLAALEQVLGERAGRVRLVTVVLGGNDVLPCLDRDDAADCVRAALPGLTTRLGTLLAAVRRLAPTATVVGLGYPDVVLGQLARGGEREAARARASVPVFRDLLGPALARTYAAAGARFVDVAALTGAYDPLTPTTTTVQGRRVAAPVARVCALTHVCTRDDIHPDAAGYSFYADRVLEALPTTSPRTSTIATTSAGPRP, from the coding sequence GTGCCGAGACGCCCGCGCCGACGCCCGGCCCTCCCGGCCATCATGACCCTCCTGGCGGTCCCCCTCGTCGCGCTCCTCGGCGGCTGCGCGCCGTCGCCGACCCCCACGTCCACCCCGTCCACCACGGCCACCGCGACCGCCGCGACCGCCGCCACGGGCTCCCCTCCCGGCGCGGCGACGTACGTCTCGGTCGGCGACTCGTACGCCGCCGGCTACCAGCCCGGCGGCTTCCCCACGGACCAGGGCTTCGCCGTCCAGGTCGTCCGCCGCCTCGCGGGCACCCCGCGGGCGCTCGAGCTCGTCCAGCTCGCCTGCCCGGGCGCGACGACCGACTCGGTCCTCACCGAGACCCGGTGCACGTCCCCCTACGGACCGGACCTGCTCGCCCACCCGGGCACGACCCAGCTCGCCGCGCTCGAGCAGGTGCTGGGCGAGCGGGCCGGCCGGGTGCGGCTGGTCACCGTCGTCCTCGGCGGCAACGACGTCCTGCCGTGCCTGGACCGCGACGACGCGGCGGACTGCGTGCGCGCCGCCCTGCCCGGCCTCACCACCCGCTTGGGCACCCTGCTGGCCGCCGTACGGCGACTCGCCCCGACGGCGACCGTCGTCGGTCTCGGCTACCCCGACGTGGTCCTCGGGCAGCTCGCCCGGGGCGGCGAGCGCGAGGCCGCCCGCGCCCGCGCCTCGGTCCCCGTCTTCCGCGACCTGCTCGGCCCGGCGCTGGCCCGGACCTACGCGGCCGCCGGCGCGCGCTTCGTCGACGTCGCCGCGCTGACCGGCGCCTACGACCCCCTCACCCCGACGACGACCACCGTGCAGGGCCGCCGGGTGGCGGCCCCCGTCGCCCGGGTGTGCGCGCTCACGCACGTCTGCACCCGGGACGACATCCACCCGGACGCGGCGGGATACTCGTTCTACGCCGACCGCGTCCTCGAGGCGCTGCCCACCACGAGCCCGAGGACGAGCACGATCGCCACCACCTCCGCCGGGCCGCGCCCGTGA
- a CDS encoding glycosyltransferase family 4 protein: MSPARPDRLRVTVVSPGYPPDRGGVEEHVAQVARRLAAGGDAVRVLAGTPDPALRGREDVLDGVVVRRYRSLPTPGMTTAPGLVVAGLREAGRGDVLHVHSYHALSGLAALAGRRHPVVLTPHYHGTGHSAAARVLHGGYRHLGARLVAAADRVVCVSAAEARLLEQDFPGVAARTTVIPNGAETAAIRAADPWPEQGPTVLAVGRLEPYKGHDRVVEAMPDVPGARLVVVGRGPERDGLRALAARLGLADRVRVLDDVATPELHRWLRTADVLVSMSAHEAFGMAPVEAAAAGCRTVLSDIPAHREVAREHLHGSATLVPRTAGPTLLATAVRSALEETGREGRVRVRVPDWDDVAARTREVYLEVLDAAGVGGAA, translated from the coding sequence GTGAGCCCCGCCCGACCGGACCGGCTGCGCGTCACCGTCGTCAGCCCCGGCTACCCGCCCGACCGCGGCGGCGTCGAGGAGCACGTCGCCCAGGTCGCGCGCCGGCTCGCGGCCGGGGGCGACGCGGTCCGGGTGCTCGCCGGCACGCCCGACCCGGCGCTGCGCGGGCGCGAGGACGTCCTCGACGGGGTCGTCGTGCGCCGCTACCGGTCGCTGCCGACCCCGGGCATGACCACCGCGCCGGGGCTCGTCGTCGCGGGCCTGCGCGAGGCGGGCCGCGGCGACGTCCTGCACGTGCACAGCTACCACGCCCTCAGCGGCCTCGCCGCGCTCGCCGGACGGCGCCACCCGGTCGTCCTCACCCCGCATTACCACGGGACGGGGCACTCGGCGGCGGCCCGCGTGCTGCACGGCGGCTACCGGCACCTCGGGGCCCGGCTGGTCGCCGCGGCCGACCGGGTGGTCTGCGTCTCGGCCGCCGAGGCCCGGCTGCTCGAGCAGGACTTCCCCGGCGTCGCCGCGCGGACCACCGTCATCCCCAACGGCGCCGAGACCGCCGCGATCCGGGCCGCCGACCCCTGGCCCGAGCAGGGGCCGACCGTCCTCGCCGTCGGGCGGCTCGAGCCCTACAAGGGGCACGACCGGGTCGTCGAGGCGATGCCGGACGTCCCCGGGGCCCGGCTCGTCGTCGTCGGGCGCGGGCCCGAGCGCGACGGGCTGCGGGCCCTCGCCGCGCGGCTCGGGCTCGCCGACCGGGTGCGGGTCCTCGACGACGTCGCCACCCCCGAGCTGCACCGCTGGCTGCGCACCGCCGACGTCCTCGTCTCGATGTCCGCGCACGAGGCGTTCGGGATGGCGCCCGTCGAGGCGGCGGCGGCCGGCTGCCGGACCGTCCTCAGCGACATCCCCGCCCACCGCGAGGTCGCCCGCGAGCACCTGCACGGCAGCGCCACCCTCGTCCCGCGGACGGCGGGGCCGACGCTGCTGGCCACCGCCGTGCGCAGCGCCCTCGAGGAGACCGGGCGCGAGGGCCGCGTCCGCGTGCGCGTCCCCGACTGGGACGACGTGGCCGCCCGCACCCGTGAGGTCTACCTCGAGGTCCTCGACGCCGCCGGGGTGGGAGGCGCGGCGTGA
- a CDS encoding WS/DGAT/MGAT family O-acyltransferase produces MPDRLTSLDASFLYLEEPTTFMHVGSVMVFETPAEGFSLEELSTLVQRRIVGYPRFRQKVREVPGRLANPVWVDDEAFDLSYHVRQSALPRPGGDDQLQEFVARIQSRPLDRRRPLWEVYLIEGLELDRFAVVTKTHHALVDGVHAVDISQLVLDGEPGEPAPVTDAWRPRSEPTDLQLVGDAVVDNLLGPSQALDAVRGGANEVREVGERVLRGVGSLLSTVARGAARPAPVSPLNAEIGAARRFVMVGTDLEDHRRVRARLGQGAYAEDVSINDVVLATIAGAFRTWLLTRGEPVGPGSVVRAMVPVSIDGAGDGSGAGVGHRLTACFVDLPVGEPGASMRLHQVAFAMRQQIEGGQAVGAERLVGLAGFAPPTLHALGARLGSAMSRRLFNVVVTNVPGPQSTLYAGHAPMLSTYPVMPLARGQALAIGLTSYDGGVYYGLNADRNAMPDVEVLGQSIVDSLAELSQKREGAG; encoded by the coding sequence GTGCCCGACCGGCTGACGTCCCTCGACGCGTCGTTCCTCTACCTCGAGGAGCCGACGACCTTCATGCACGTCGGCTCGGTCATGGTGTTCGAGACCCCGGCGGAGGGGTTCTCGCTGGAGGAGCTGTCGACCCTCGTCCAGCGGCGGATCGTCGGCTACCCGCGCTTCCGGCAGAAGGTGCGCGAGGTGCCCGGCCGGCTGGCCAACCCGGTCTGGGTCGACGACGAGGCGTTCGACCTCAGCTACCACGTGCGCCAGTCGGCGCTGCCGCGCCCGGGCGGCGACGACCAGCTGCAGGAGTTCGTCGCCCGCATCCAGTCGCGGCCGCTCGACCGGCGCCGGCCGCTGTGGGAGGTCTACCTCATCGAGGGCCTCGAGCTGGACCGCTTCGCCGTCGTCACCAAGACCCACCACGCCCTCGTCGACGGGGTGCACGCCGTCGACATCTCCCAGCTCGTCCTCGACGGCGAGCCGGGCGAGCCCGCGCCGGTCACCGACGCCTGGCGCCCGCGCTCCGAGCCCACCGACCTCCAGCTCGTCGGCGACGCCGTCGTCGACAACCTGCTCGGCCCCAGCCAGGCCCTCGACGCCGTCCGCGGGGGCGCCAACGAGGTCCGCGAGGTGGGGGAGCGGGTGCTGCGCGGCGTCGGCTCGCTCCTGTCGACCGTGGCCCGCGGCGCCGCCCGCCCGGCGCCGGTGTCGCCGCTCAACGCCGAGATCGGCGCCGCCCGCCGCTTCGTCATGGTCGGCACGGACCTCGAGGACCACCGGCGGGTGCGCGCCCGGCTCGGCCAGGGCGCCTACGCCGAGGACGTGAGCATCAACGACGTCGTCCTCGCGACGATCGCCGGCGCGTTCCGCACCTGGCTGCTCACCCGCGGCGAGCCGGTCGGCCCGGGCTCGGTCGTGCGCGCCATGGTGCCGGTGAGCATCGACGGCGCCGGCGACGGCAGCGGCGCGGGGGTCGGGCACCGGCTCACCGCGTGCTTCGTCGACCTGCCCGTCGGCGAGCCCGGCGCGTCGATGCGCCTGCACCAGGTCGCCTTCGCCATGCGCCAGCAGATCGAGGGCGGCCAGGCCGTCGGCGCCGAGCGGCTCGTCGGCCTCGCGGGCTTCGCCCCGCCGACCCTGCACGCCCTCGGCGCCCGGCTCGGGTCGGCGATGTCGCGGCGGCTGTTCAACGTCGTCGTCACCAACGTCCCCGGACCGCAGTCGACGCTCTACGCCGGGCACGCGCCGATGCTCTCGACCTACCCCGTCATGCCGCTGGCCCGCGGGCAGGCGCTCGCCATCGGGCTGACGTCGTACGACGGCGGGGTCTACTACGGGCTCAACGCCGACCGCAACGCCATGCCCGACGTCGAGGTGCTGGGGCAGAGCATCGTCGACTCGCTCGCCGAGCTGTCGCAGAAGCGCGAGGGCGCCGGGTGA
- a CDS encoding patatin-like phospholipase family protein — MTRPRRGLVVGGGGVLGAAWAVGALTALEETLGVDVREVDELVGTSAGSVLVTLLAAGVSVAQIRTHQLEGHVDEGPLAGFTWDYESATGGDRPPTPRAGLGSPVLLRKGIRELRQLPPTAVLAAFLPEGRGRLDSVGAMVRHVVPSGWPPRAGLTVAAVDYDAGVRVPFGREGAPVVDAAEAVMASCAIPGWYEPVRIGERRFIDGGTWSSTNLDLLVGRGLDEVFVLAPQVSFDSDAPSALVSRLERQWRNRVTARALKEVAVLHADGAEVTMIGPGHEDLEAMGGNLMDVSRRPTVVITSLRTSLAALADPAELPEPRSDSL, encoded by the coding sequence GTGACCCGGCCGCGTCGGGGGCTGGTCGTCGGTGGCGGCGGGGTCCTCGGCGCCGCGTGGGCGGTGGGCGCGCTCACCGCGCTCGAGGAGACCCTCGGCGTCGACGTGCGCGAGGTGGACGAGCTGGTCGGCACCTCGGCCGGGTCGGTCCTCGTCACCCTGCTCGCCGCCGGGGTGTCGGTCGCGCAGATCCGCACCCACCAGCTCGAGGGCCACGTCGACGAGGGGCCGCTGGCCGGCTTCACGTGGGACTACGAGTCGGCCACCGGAGGCGACCGCCCGCCCACGCCGCGGGCCGGTCTCGGCTCACCGGTGCTGCTGCGCAAGGGGATCCGCGAGCTGCGCCAGCTGCCGCCGACCGCCGTGCTCGCCGCGTTCCTGCCCGAGGGCCGCGGCCGGCTCGACAGCGTCGGCGCGATGGTGCGCCACGTCGTCCCGTCCGGCTGGCCGCCCCGGGCGGGCCTGACCGTCGCCGCCGTCGACTACGACGCGGGGGTCCGGGTCCCCTTCGGCCGCGAGGGTGCGCCGGTCGTCGACGCCGCCGAGGCGGTCATGGCCTCGTGCGCCATCCCCGGGTGGTACGAGCCGGTCCGGATCGGCGAGCGGCGGTTCATCGACGGCGGCACCTGGTCCTCGACCAACCTCGACCTGCTCGTCGGGCGCGGCCTGGACGAGGTCTTCGTCCTCGCGCCGCAGGTCTCCTTCGACTCGGACGCCCCGTCCGCGCTGGTCAGCCGGCTCGAGCGGCAGTGGCGCAACCGGGTCACCGCGCGGGCCCTCAAGGAGGTCGCCGTCCTGCACGCCGACGGCGCCGAGGTGACGATGATCGGCCCCGGCCACGAGGACCTCGAGGCGATGGGCGGCAACCTCATGGACGTCAGCCGCCGGCCTACCGTCGTGATCACGTCGCTGCGCACCTCGCTCGCCGCGCTCGCCGACCCGGCCGAGCTGCCCGAGCCCCGTTCCGACAGCCTCTGA
- a CDS encoding DUF6912 family protein, with product MHQCRVYLPLGPAGVRTLHQDKGIRVADGYAVTTALERAHPEEDEEGLEYLALQDALAAGLAARESRSSLVVVVAADVPSDRLDLRAPATSPPSRLALRDAVALGKVVALHVEEPPAGGSDEPDLLWYDVTELAEVVRLTAAGR from the coding sequence GTGCACCAGTGCCGCGTCTACCTGCCGCTCGGCCCCGCCGGCGTGCGGACCCTCCACCAGGACAAGGGGATCCGCGTCGCCGACGGGTACGCCGTGACGACGGCGCTGGAGCGCGCGCACCCCGAGGAGGACGAGGAGGGCCTGGAGTACCTCGCCCTGCAGGACGCCCTCGCCGCGGGTCTGGCGGCGCGCGAGTCGCGATCGTCGCTCGTCGTCGTCGTGGCCGCCGACGTGCCCTCCGACCGGCTCGACCTGCGCGCCCCGGCCACCTCGCCGCCGAGCCGTCTCGCGCTGCGCGACGCCGTCGCGCTCGGCAAGGTCGTCGCGCTGCACGTCGAGGAGCCCCCGGCCGGCGGCAGCGACGAGCCCGACCTGCTCTGGTACGACGTCACCGAGCTCGCCGAGGTCGTCCGGCTCACCGCCGCCGGCCGCTGA
- the pruA gene encoding L-glutamate gamma-semialdehyde dehydrogenase → MDAVTQVPSPVNETVLDYAPGSAERAELELALARLGAEQRELPHTIGGRRVLGSGKKIDVRQPHAHRKVLGTMRNASLTEARDAVQAAKDAAPGWRALSFDDRAAVFLRAAELLSGPWRQTLNAATMLGQGKTCYQAEIDSACELIDFWRLNVHFARQIMAEQPPLNSTGVWNRTDHRPLEGFVYAITPFNFTAIAGNLPTAPALMGNTVVWKPSPTQGLAAQLTMELLEAAGLPAGVINLVTGDGLNVSKVALADPDLAGIHFTGSTPTFQSLWQQVGANIASYRTYPRLVGETGGKDFVLAHPSADPDVLRTALIRGAFEYQGQKCSAASRAYVPASLWKKIKGDLASITDGLPMGDVTDFSHFMGAVIDERSFTKNAAVIDRARATSGVQVVAGGTYDRSEGWFVRPTVLQVDNPEDEVFSTEYFGPILAVHVFPDRRYDAVLDQMESVAPYGLTGAVIATDRAAIADATSRLRFAAGNFYVNDKPTGAVVGQQPFGGGRASGTNDKAGAAQNLLRWTSARSIKETFVAPTGVTYPHMG, encoded by the coding sequence ATGGACGCTGTGACCCAGGTTCCCTCTCCCGTCAACGAGACCGTGCTCGACTACGCGCCCGGCAGCGCCGAGCGCGCCGAGCTCGAGCTCGCGCTGGCCCGCCTCGGCGCCGAGCAGCGCGAGCTGCCGCACACCATCGGCGGCCGCCGGGTCCTCGGCTCGGGCAAGAAGATCGACGTGCGCCAGCCGCACGCGCACCGCAAGGTCCTCGGCACGATGCGGAACGCCTCGCTCACCGAGGCCCGCGACGCCGTGCAGGCCGCGAAGGACGCGGCGCCCGGCTGGCGCGCCCTGTCCTTCGACGACCGCGCCGCCGTCTTCCTGCGCGCGGCCGAGCTGCTCTCCGGCCCGTGGCGCCAGACCCTCAACGCGGCGACGATGCTCGGCCAGGGCAAGACCTGCTACCAGGCCGAGATCGACTCCGCCTGCGAGCTCATCGACTTCTGGCGGCTCAACGTCCACTTCGCCCGGCAGATCATGGCCGAGCAGCCGCCGCTCAACAGCACGGGCGTGTGGAACCGCACCGACCACCGTCCGCTCGAGGGTTTCGTCTACGCGATCACGCCGTTCAACTTCACCGCCATCGCCGGCAACCTGCCGACCGCCCCCGCGCTCATGGGCAACACGGTCGTGTGGAAGCCGTCGCCGACCCAGGGCCTGGCCGCGCAGCTGACGATGGAGCTGCTCGAGGCCGCGGGCCTGCCCGCCGGCGTCATCAACCTCGTCACCGGCGACGGCCTCAACGTCAGCAAGGTCGCGCTCGCCGACCCGGACCTCGCCGGCATCCACTTCACCGGCTCGACCCCGACCTTCCAGTCGCTGTGGCAGCAGGTCGGCGCGAACATCGCGTCGTACCGGACCTACCCGCGCCTCGTCGGCGAGACCGGCGGCAAGGACTTCGTCCTCGCCCACCCCTCGGCCGACCCCGACGTGCTGCGCACGGCGCTGATCCGCGGCGCCTTCGAGTACCAGGGCCAGAAGTGCTCGGCCGCGTCGCGCGCCTACGTGCCGGCCTCGCTGTGGAAGAAGATCAAGGGCGACCTCGCGAGCATCACCGACGGCCTGCCGATGGGCGACGTCACCGACTTCTCCCACTTCATGGGCGCCGTGATCGACGAGCGCTCGTTCACCAAGAACGCCGCCGTCATCGACCGGGCCCGCGCCACCTCCGGCGTCCAGGTGGTCGCCGGGGGCACCTACGACCGCTCCGAGGGCTGGTTCGTGCGCCCGACGGTGCTCCAGGTCGACAACCCCGAGGACGAGGTGTTCTCCACCGAGTACTTCGGCCCGATCCTCGCCGTCCACGTCTTCCCCGACCGCCGGTACGACGCCGTGCTCGACCAGATGGAGTCCGTGGCGCCGTACGGGCTGACCGGGGCGGTCATCGCCACGGACCGCGCGGCCATCGCCGACGCGACGAGCCGGCTGCGCTTCGCCGCGGGCAACTTCTACGTCAACGACAAGCCGACCGGCGCGGTCGTCGGGCAGCAGCCCTTCGGCGGTGGCCGCGCGTCGGGGACCAACGACAAGGCCGGCGCGGCGCAGAACCTGCTGCGCTGGACCAGCGCCCGCTCGATCAAGGAGACCTTCGTCGCCCCGACGGGCGTCACCTACCCGCACATGGGCTGA
- a CDS encoding DUF2505 domain-containing protein, translated as MRISRSFEYPADPHAVAAMVADPAFQARKCEATHAESHTESVTPLGDSTQIRTRRVMPTDDFPDFVRSMVGPKIAVSETYVWSAPAADGSRDGTVEVEVGDGKVPVAMTGTMTLRPGGPGSVVRIEGELKAKVPLIGGRIEKAAEPAVLDAIAKEREVGLEWLGAS; from the coding sequence ATGAGGATCAGCCGGAGCTTCGAGTACCCCGCCGACCCGCACGCCGTCGCCGCCATGGTGGCCGACCCGGCCTTCCAGGCCCGCAAGTGCGAGGCCACCCACGCCGAGAGCCACACCGAGTCGGTGACGCCGCTCGGCGACTCGACGCAGATCCGCACCCGCCGGGTGATGCCGACCGACGACTTCCCCGACTTCGTCCGCTCGATGGTCGGCCCGAAGATCGCGGTGAGCGAGACCTACGTGTGGTCCGCCCCGGCGGCCGACGGCTCGCGCGACGGGACCGTCGAGGTCGAGGTCGGGGACGGCAAGGTCCCGGTCGCGATGACCGGGACCATGACGCTGCGCCCGGGCGGCCCCGGCTCCGTCGTGCGGATCGAGGGCGAGCTCAAGGCCAAGGTGCCGCTCATCGGCGGCCGCATCGAGAAGGCCGCCGAGCCGGCCGTGCTCGACGCGATCGCCAAGGAGCGCGAGGTCGGCCTGGAGTGGCTCGGCGCCTCCTGA